CGACGGTGTCGTTGCAGACAGTCCTATTGCGGCTGACTATGTTCTGGGAAATGATACCTATAATTCCAAACTGAAAATCGTTGGTGATCCTTTCACCGATGAATTTTACGGTGTGGCTGTCAAAAAAGGGAATTCTGAAGTTCTTGATAAACTGAATGCAGGTCTTAAAGCCGTCATCGAATCCGGTAAAAGAGATGAGCTGATCACTAAATGGCTTCGATAATTGATAACAACCATAACAAAATTGAAGTAACTGATGGAGCCCTTATACCCGGTAAAGGGAATAAGGGGCTCTTTTCTTCCTGGCAGATTACTTTTTTCGGGGCGATTCTGATCATCATTCTCCTCCCTGTTTTGAAGCCGGATCCTTACTGGAGGATATTGAAATTCCTTCCAGACGGGATTCTGGTTACTTTTCAGGTAACAATCATGTCCATCATCTGTGCCACCTTCATCGGACTGCTCACGGGACTTGGCCAAATTTCCAGGAATGTAGTTTTTAACAGAATTGCTACAATTTATGTCGAATTAATCAGGGGCATCCCCCTCCTGGTTCAGTTGTTCTATATCTATTTTGCTTTGGGTAAATTTCTGAATATTCAGGGTATGGTTGCGGCCGTCATAGCCATGGCAGTCTGTTACGGTGCCTATATGGGAGAGATTTTCAGGGCGGGAATTCTATCTATCCCCAAGGGACAGATGGAAGCAGCCATAGCACTGGGAATGTCCAGGGGCCAGGCGATCAGGCTGATCATCCTGCCTCAGACCATGAGAATAATACTTCCTGCCATTGGAAACGAGTTCATTGCTCTTCTGAAAGACTCGTCCCTGGTTTCGGTGCTGGCAATATCCGATCTGCTGCGCAGAGGACGTGAGTTTGCGTCAACGACTTTCCTTTATTTTGAAAGTTATACGATGGTGGCTCTGGTCTATCTGGTGTTCACACTCTTTTTATCCAGACTTGTGGCTATAATGGAAGAAAGGATGGCTCTCCGTGGAAAATAGAATCAGTATAAGAAATGCCGTTAAGGATTTTGGTATTGTCATGGCTCTGAACGGAACCAGCCTGGAGATCAAGAGCGGTGAAGTTGTCCTGATTATCGGTCCTTCCGGCAGCGGTAAAAGCACCCTTCTGCGAAGTGTAAACCGTCTTGAAGTTCTGACT
The genomic region above belongs to Oceanispirochaeta sp. and contains:
- a CDS encoding amino acid ABC transporter permease yields the protein MASIIDNNHNKIEVTDGALIPGKGNKGLFSSWQITFFGAILIIILLPVLKPDPYWRILKFLPDGILVTFQVTIMSIICATFIGLLTGLGQISRNVVFNRIATIYVELIRGIPLLVQLFYIYFALGKFLNIQGMVAAVIAMAVCYGAYMGEIFRAGILSIPKGQMEAAIALGMSRGQAIRLIILPQTMRIILPAIGNEFIALLKDSSLVSVLAISDLLRRGREFASTTFLYFESYTMVALVYLVFTLFLSRLVAIMEERMALRGK